In Vicia villosa cultivar HV-30 ecotype Madison, WI unplaced genomic scaffold, Vvil1.0 ctg.001966F_1_1, whole genome shotgun sequence, a genomic segment contains:
- the LOC131637322 gene encoding rho guanine nucleotide exchange factor 8-like yields the protein MVRAFYHQSSMQKSKSFHFRKMFEIPGKHIQGFFDRDHDEGDHQHHHDHKVYSKSFESRYTTDNSCEVHPIGFSFNNDHVHSDAPKMPPKPPTEAELMKERFAKLLLGEDMSGAGNGVSSALALSNAITNLAASVFGEQSKLEPMSHDRKVRWRKEIEWLLSVTDHIVEFAPSQQLAKDGSTMEIMTTRQRSDLLMNIPALRKLDAMLIDILDNFRDQNEFWYVSKNDEDAEGNTATQRKSDKWWLPIVKVPPTGLSDVAVKWIQFQKDNVNQVLKAAMAINAQVLSEMEIPDNYIESLPKNGRESLGESIYKCITVEYFDPGQFLSTMDMSTEHKVLDLKNRIEASIVIWKRKMNKDGKSSWSSGISMEKRELFEERAETILLMIKQQFPGLPQSSLDISKIQYNKDVGQAILESYSRVIESLAYTVLSRIDDVLYVDSMTKNPSLASSGRTFSLDSLPVSEQTSPNSDDGLRSLNSSDTPPSMTLSDFMGWNSNKIGSDVKRTNSTGDLEDLKEKDEKALIKSPRVGTPKKNYYLDKLEYLNAIRSPIARH from the exons ATGGTTAGGGCTTTTTATCATCAAAGCAGCATGCAGAAATCAAAGtcttttcattttagaaaaatgtTTGAAATTCCTGGAAAACATATTCAAGGTTTCTTTGATAGGGATCATGATGAAGGagatcatcaacatcatcatgatCATAAAGTTTATTCAAAAAGCTTTGAATCAAGATACACAACTGATAATTCATGTGAAGTTCATCCTATTGGATTTTCTTTCAAcaatgatcatgttcattcagaTGCGCCAAAAATGCCTCCTAAGCCACCAACCG aAGCTGAGTTGATGAAGGAAAGATTTGCTAAGTTGCTTCTAGGCGAAGACATGTCGGGTGCTGGAAATGGTGTTTCATCAGCATTGGCTTTGTCGAATGCCATAACGAATCTCGCtg CATCGGTTTTTGGAGAACAATCGAAGCTAGAACCGATGTCGCATGACAGGAAAGTTAGGTGGAGAAAAGAAATTGAATGGCTTTTATCTGTGACTGATCACATTGTTGAATTTGCTCCATCACAACAGTTGGCTAAGGATGGATCAACAATGGAG ATTATGACGACTCGACAAAGAAGCGATCTACTCATGAACATTCCCGCTTTGCGCAAGCTCGACGCAATGCTCATT GACATTTTGGACAACTTTAGAGATCAAAATGAATTCTGGTATGTCTCTAAAAACGACGAAGACGCTGAAGGTAACACTGCCACTCAAAGAAAAAGCGACAAATGGTGGCTACCGATTGTTAAAGTTCCGCCGACAGGTTTATCAGACGTAGCTGTGAAATGGATACAATTCCAGAAAGACAATGTTAACCAAGTCCTCAAAGCAGCCATGGCGATAAATGCTCAAGTTCTATCCGAAATGGAAATACCCGATAACTACATCGAATCTCTCCCTAAG AACGGTAGAGAAAGTCTCGGCGAATCAATCTACAAGTGCATAACTGTCGAATACTTTGATCCGGGACAATTCTTATCGACAATGGACATGTCCACAGAACACAAAGTTCTAGACCTCAAGAACAGGATTGAAGCTTCCATAGTTATATGGAAAAGGAAGATGAACAAAGACGGAAAATCTTCATGGAGTTCGGGGATAAGCATGGAGAAAAGAGAACTCTTCGAGGAGAGAGCCGAAACAATATTGCTCATGATCAAACAACAGTTTCCGGGACTTCCACAATCTTCGCTCGATATCAGCAAAATCCAATACAACAAG GATGTGGGACAAGCCATTCTAGAGAGCTATTCAAGAGTAATTGAAAGCTTGGCTTATACGGTTTTATCTAGGATCGATGATGTCTTATACGTGGATTCAATGACAAAGAATCCGTCATTGGCGTCATCCGGACGAACATTCTCATTGGATTCTTTGCCGGTGTCTGAACAAACATCTCCAAACTCCGACGATGGACTGAGAAGCTTGAATTCTTCAGACACGCCGCCATCAATGACTCTCTCCGATTTCATGGGATGGAATTCGAACAAAATCGGAAGTGATGTGAAAAGGACTAACTCTACGGGCGACTTAGAAGACTTGAAAGAAAAAGACGAAAAGGCATTGATTAAATCCCCGAGAGTCGGAACACCAAAGAAAAACTACTACTTGGATAAGCTCGAGTATTTGAATGCTATAAGAAGTCCTATCGCGCGACATTAA
- the LOC131637324 gene encoding probable protein ABIL5 encodes MSELTPESDYTGGDKSKKKLILCVMENTKEYICRAMVTVVDHLGNVSSNLEGLISHTNSFSDAEIKIQCLKQRLFSCEQYADKLSISNMQWREKLPRFHTRYLSSSPILEKSQENLKPATATNNKHNNLAFVMPVRDGLKVLAKVSNPTFHFQATPKVGPRHRRSLHGSDILWLIRRTKHTH; translated from the exons atgtcagaactgacccccgaatcagactataccggtggtgataagtcaaaaaaaaaacttatattatg TGTTATGGAAAACACAAAAGAATACATATGTAGAGCTATGGTGACTGTGGTTGATCATCTTGGAAATGTTTCTTCTAATCTTGAAGGACTTATTTCTCACACAAATTCATTTTCTGATGCTGAGATAAAAATTCAATGCCTCAAACAA AGACTTTTCTCATGTGAGCAATATGCTGATAAACTTTCAATCTCAAATATGCAATGGAGGGAGAAATTGCCAAGATTTCATACAAGATATTTATCATCAT CTCCTATCCTTGAAAAATCACAAGAGAATTTGAAGCCAGCAACTGCTACAAATAACAAGCACAACAATTTGGCTTTTG TGATGCCTGTTCGCGACGGTTTGAAAGTGTTAGCGAAAGTATCAAATCCTACATTTCATTTCCAA GCTACTCCAAAGGTCGGGCCGCGTCATAGAAGATCGTTGCACGGAAGCGATATCTTATGGCTCATTAGGCGCACGAAACATACGCATTGA